A stretch of the Aphis gossypii isolate Hap1 chromosome 2, ASM2018417v2, whole genome shotgun sequence genome encodes the following:
- the LOC126549999 gene encoding uncharacterized protein LOC126549999: protein MPPIRRSNLGRITRNATNQANYRSNQSPQERDDRNERERIRISQTREVRTRNSTNNRASLNRAAFSYDVSIDYSNYQCVVIGSMNSVCSHCKALKYKNEANGLCCANGKVKLIPLDPPPEPLYSLVSGIGTDSIHFLTNIQQYNNCFQMTSFGATNVVRENFMPTFKIQGQIYHRAGSLLPVSDSDNKFLQIYFMGNSPQEIDLRCAHNNLVKRSIVEQLQTLFHQHNQLIILFKTALDLMPSDNHKILIRADKTPAGQHTRRFNAPTIDEVAIVVVGENLESRDIVLRRRNDQLQRIKETHRSYDALQYPIIFWQGEDGYDFSIKMINPIAGSETNKKVSSMNYYSYRLMIRENEDNHILKCRRLYHKYVVDMYVKIETERLTFIRLNQTKLRSEEYIHLRDAINTDGNAQNVGRMTILPATYIGSPRHMHEYAQDAMSYVRHYGTADLFITFTCNPQWIEINQELFSGQSSLVIALLLVKQLFHSRLVLK from the exons atgccTCCTATACGACGGAGCAATCTAGGTAGAATAACCCGAAATGCTACCAACCAAGCTAATTACCGATCTAACCAAAGTCCTCAAGAACGTGACGACCGAAATGAACGTGAAAGAATTCGGATATCACAAACGCGTGAAGTGCGAACGCGAAATTCAACTAATAATCGCGCAAGTTTGAATCGAGCTGCTTTCAGTTACGATGTGTCAATTGACTACAGTAACTACCAGTGTGTTGTTATTGGTTCTATGAACTCGGTTTGCTCACACTGTAaggcattaaaatacaaaaacgaagCCAATGGATTGTGTTGCGCAAATGGTAAAGTGAAATTGATACCATTGGATCCACCACCAGAACCATTGTACTCATTGGTTTCAGGAATAGGAACAGATTCTATACACTTTTTGACAAATAtccaacaatataacaattgctTTCAAATGACTTCATTTGGGGCAACAAATGTAGTTCGGGAAAATTTTATGCCAACTTtcaag atacAAGGGCAAATATATCACAGAGCAGGTTCACTGTTACCAGTGTCAGATAGCGACAACAAATTcctgcaaatttattttatgggcaATTCACCACAAGAAATTGATCTGCGTTGTGCacataacaatttagtaaAGAGGTCTATTGTAGAACAATTACAAACTTTATTTCATCAACACaatcaattgattatattgtttaaaactgcCCTGGACCTGATGCCATCCGATAATCACAAAATTCTAATCAGAGCTGATAAAACACCTGCAGGTCAACATACAAGACGTTTTAATGCACCAACTATTGATGAAGTTGCTATCGTTGTAGTTGGAGAAAACTTGGAATCCCgtgatattgttttacgtCGTCGGAATGATCAATTACAACGTATAAAGGAAACACACCGCTCATATGATGCACTGCAATATCCCATTATATTTTGGCAAGGCGAAGATGGCTACGatttctcaataaaaatgataaatcccattgcag GTTCTGAAACCAACAAAAAAGTCAGTTCAATGAACTATTATTCATACCGCCTAATGATTCGGGAAAATGAAGATAATCACATATTGAAATGTCGGCGATTATATCACAAATATGTTGTTGacatgtatgttaaaattgaaactgaGAGATTAACATTCATCAGGTTGAATCAAACCAAACTCCGATCTGAAGAGTATATTCACCTTCGAGATGCGATTAATACTGATGGAAATGCACAGAATGTCGGTCGGATGACTATTCTTCCAGCAACATACATCGGAAGCCCTCGGCATATGCACGAATATGCTCAAGATGCCATGTCGTATGTTCGTCATTATGGTACAGCAGATTTGTTCATCACATTTACATGCAATCCGCAATGGATAGAAATCAATCAGGAGTTATTCTCTGGGCAATCATCCCTTGTAATTGCCTTACTTTTAGTTAAACAACTATTCCACTCCCGCTTGGTGTTGAAATAG